In one window of Musa acuminata AAA Group cultivar baxijiao chromosome BXJ3-2, Cavendish_Baxijiao_AAA, whole genome shotgun sequence DNA:
- the LOC135631543 gene encoding transcription factor FAMA-like yields the protein MAVERNRSRQMNEHLRVLTSLIAGGAIVFVKELEQLLQCLESQKRRRLFGGGEAPRSAMDAPPLPNQQPFYPPLPVPDADQVKFLDIDPGGGLREETAENKSCLADVEVRLLGFDAMIKILSRRRPGQLITTIAALEDLQFAILHTNISTTEQTVFYSFNAKTASETRCIAEDIANSVQQILSFIDANTV from the exons ATGGCGGTGGAACGCAACCGGAGCAGGCAGATGAACGAGCATCTCCGCGTGCTCACGTCTCTCATTGCCGGAGGAGCCATCGTGTTCGTGAAGGAGTTGGAGCAACTCCTGCAATGCTTGGAGTCCCAAAAGAGACGAAGGCTCTTCGGCGGTGGTGAAGCTCCAAGATCGGCGATGGACGCCCCTCCGCTGCCCAACCAGCAGCCATTCTATCCACCCCTCCCCGTCCCCGACGCCGACCAAGTCAAGTTCCTCGACATCGACCCAGGCGGCGGCCTCCGCGAGGAGACGGCGGAGAACAAGTCCTGCCTTGCCGACGTCGAGGTCAGGCTTCTGGGCTTCGACGCCATGATCAAGATCCTCTCTCGTCGCCGGCCAGGGCAGCTCATCACGACCATCGCCGCTCTCGAGGACCTACAGTTCGCCATTCTCCACACCAACATCAGCACCACCGAGCAAACCGTCTTCTACTCCTTCAACGCCAAG ACTGCAAGCGAGACCAGATGCATTGCGGAGGACATCGCAAACTCGGTCCAACAGATCCTAAGCTTCATCGACGCCAACACAGTATGA
- the LOC135631209 gene encoding transcription factor FAMA-like, which yields MDKEANNPAGFATTAAPQESSENSIEMVNYMLSNPAPQTQISLDKLSFADVMQFAELGPKLALHQSRASEEENYFLKFQLLGDKLHDDALMASASPSHLPLLPPQLVVGAGEDRFGGTSLENKAGMVAEEDGEKKARSSENASSVQHLHLVGETEKAAAGVVEAKNRRKRPRALKTSEEVESQRMTHIAVERNRRRQMNEHLRVLRSLMPGSYVQRGDQASIIGGAIEFVRELEQLLQCLESQKRRRLFGGGEAPRPAMDAPPLPNQQPFYPPLPFPNADQVKILDIDPSGGGLREETAENKSCLADIEVRLLGFDAMIKILSRRRPGQLIKTIAALEDLQFAILHTNITTIEQTVLYSFNVKIASETRCTAEDIANSVQQILSFIDANTV from the exons ATGGATAAAGAG GCGAACAATCCAGCCGGCTTTGCGACGACCGCAGCCCCGCAGGAGAGCTCGGAGAACAGCATCGAGATGGTGAACTATATGCTGAGCAATCCCGCTCCCCAGACTCAGATCTCCCTCGACAAGCTCAGCTTCGCGGACGTCATGCAGTTCGCGGAGTTGGGGCCGAAGCTCGCACTTCACCAATCCAGAGCGTCCGAGGAGGAGAACTACTTCCTCAAGTTCCAGCTGCTGGGAGACAAGCTGCACGACGACGCTTTGATGGCCTCCGCCTCGCCCTCGCATCTGCCGCTTCTTCCGCCTCAGCTGGTCGTCGGCGCCGGGGAAGACAGGTTTGGCGGAACGAGCTTGGAGAACAAGGCCGGGATGGTGGCGGAGGAGGACGGAGAAAAGAAGGCCCGGTCCTCGGAGAACGCCTCGTCGGTGCAACACCTCCACCTTGTCGGCGAAACTGAGAAGGCAGCAGCAGGTGTCGTGGAGGCCAAGAACCGGCGGAAGAGGCCGAGGGCGTTGAAGACCAGCGAGGAGGTGGAGAGCCAAAGGATGACGCACATCGCGGTGGAACGCAACCGGAGGAGGCAGATGAACGAGCATCTCCGCGTGCTCAGGTCTCTCATGCCCGGCTCATACGTTCAGAGG GGAGATCAAGCATCCATCATCGGAGGAGCCATCGAGTTCGTGAGGGAGTTGGAGCAACTCCTGCAATGTTTGGAGTCCCAGAAGAGACGAAGGCTCTTCGGCGGTGGTGAAGCTCCAAGACCAGCGATGGACGCCCCTCCGCTGCCCAACCAGCAGCCATTCTATCCACCCCTCCCCTTCCCCAACGCCGACCAAGTCAAGATCCTCGACATCGACCCCAGCGGCGGCGGCCTCCGCGAGGAGACGGCGGAGAACAAGTCCTGCCTCGCCGACATCGAGGTCAGGCTTCTGGGCTTCGACGCCATGATCAAGATCCTCTCTCGTCGCCGGCCAGGGCAGCTCATCAAGACCATCGCCGCTCTCGAGGACCTACAGTTCGCCATTCTCCACACCAATATCACCACCATCGAGCAAACCGTCCTCTACTCCTTCAACGTCAAG ATTGCAAGCGAGACCAGATGCACTGCGGAGGACATCGCAAACTCGGTCCAACAGATCCTAAGCTTCATCGACGCCAACACAGTATGA
- the LOC135631306 gene encoding uncharacterized protein LOC135631306, which yields MLRGVVRRQPPPLGGFSLQQLRWGRPGMPRVPPLGKKGVEGKSEWWAVDGEMHEIGEHVPHRERFLIPRDNLPNKRRKQMREQFMRRTRLVLKDSEHEPWCKKYMELYQELRENWERLYWDEGYSKKIAQDHANYESSEDDDLDFSPYRQRQSHAELNKEQGLQGNETRQRVSQVRDKFEYDRERRMRDRAFAPMNTDNNFNFQDRSSRVRPFNAKKFFP from the exons ATGTTGCGAGGGGTCGTCCGGCGGCAGCCGCCGCCCTTGGGCGGTTTCAGCCTCCAGCAGTTGCGGTGGGGGCGCCCAGGCATGCCACGCGTCCCGCCGCTGGGCAAGAAGGGCGTGGAGGGGAAGTCGGAGTGGTGGGCGGTGGACGGGGAGATGCACGAGATCGGCGAGCACGTCCCTCACCGCGAGCGGTTTCTCATCCCGAGGGACAACCTCCCCAACAAGCGCCGCAAGCAGATGCGGGAGCAGTTCATGCGCCGCACCCGCCTCGTCCTCAAGGATTCG GAGCATGAACCTTGGTGTAAAAAGTACATGGAATTATATCAAGAGCTTAGGGAGAATTGGGAAAGGCTTTACTGGGATGAAGGCTATTCGAAAAAGATTGCACAAGATCATGCCAATTATGAATCTTCCGAAGATGATGATTTGGACTTTTCACCATACAG GCAAAGGCAATCACATGCCGAGCTAAATAAG GAACAAGGTCTCCAGGGAAATGAAACACGGCAAAGGGTTAGCCAAGTACGTGATAAATTTGAATATGACAGAGAAAGAAGAATGAGGGACAGAG CATTTGCTCCTATGAATACGGATAATAATTTTAACTTCCAAGATCGAAGTTCAAGGGTTCGGCCTTTCAATGCCAAGAAGTTCTTCCCTTAG
- the LOC103974099 gene encoding uncharacterized protein LOC103974099 gives MMMSRHHIPAYGDWDNWDDLRMAVRAAYHQHHQHHQRKVKRGGEKQRKQWRVCDVAAQTTARGGRAPKAVDEDLYKIPPELLHKKPERKMLLRSLVSGCMGLNCIA, from the exons ATGATGATGAGCAGGCACCACATTCCAGCGTATGGGGACTGGGATAACTGGGATGATCTGCGCATGGCAGTGAGAGCAGCTTATCATCAACATCACCAGCATCACCAGAGAAAG GTGAAGAGAGGAGGAGAGAAGCAGAGGAAGCAATGGAGGGTGTGTGATGTGGCAGCTCAGACCACAGCAAGAGGAGGAAGAGCTCCCAAGGCTGTGGACGAGGACTTGTACAAGATTCCACCTGAGCTCCTCCACAAGAAGCCCGAGAGG AAGATGCTGCTGAGGAGCTTGGTGTCAGGATGCATGGGGCTCAACTGCAttgcttga
- the LOC135632149 gene encoding ras-related protein RABA5c-like, with the protein MEEGEDGEQYLFKIVIIGDSAVGKSNLLSRYARNEFNLHSKATIGVEFQTQSVVIDGKEVKAQIWDTAGQERFRAVTSAYYRGAVGALVVYDISRRTTFDSVPRWLQELETHSDTTVAKMLVGNKCDLDNIRNISVEEGKSLAEAEGLFFIETSALDSTNVKKAFEIVIREIYNNVSRKVLNSDSYKSELSLNRVSLTSNGSDETKQTSSKTCC; encoded by the exons ATGGAGGAGGGGGAGGACGGGGAGCAGTACCTGTTCAAGATCGTCATCATCGGCGACTCGGCGGTGGGGAAGTCCAACCTCCTCTCCCGCTACGCTCGCAACGAGTTCAACCTTCACTCCAAGGCCACCATCGGCGTGGAGTTCCAGACCCAGAGCGTGGTCATCGACGGCAAGGAGGTGAAGGCCCAGATCTGGGACACCGCCGGCCAGGAGCGCTTCCGGGCCGTCACCTCCGCCTACTACCGCGGCGCCGTCGGCGCGCTCGTCGTCTACGACATCTCCCGCCGCACCACCTTCGACAGCGTCCCCCGCTGGCTCCAGGAGCTCGAAA CGCATTCTGATACAACTGTTGCGAAGATGCTGGTTGGCAACAAATGTGACCTGGACAACATCAGAAATATATCTGTTGAAGAAGGAAAAAGCCTTGCAGAAGCTGAAGGGCTGTTTTTTATCGAGACCTCGGCTCTAGATTCTACAAATGTGAAGAAGGCATTTGAGATTGTCATCAGGGAGATATATAACAATGTGAGCAGGAAGGTCCTCAACTCGGATTCCTACAAATCAGAACTGTCTCTGAACAGGGTGAGCCTTACCAGCAATGGGAGCGATGAGACCAAGCAGACTTCCAGCAAGACCTGCTGCTGA
- the LOC103973224 gene encoding transcription factor bHLH62 isoform X2, translating into MEKERFFGVNWQSPDATTPPELNSGGAADDRLPPTFLNLGWAQLMHHNVQSGSSLGSLVSSLSSNPPTVNDSVVIHELFGQLGSVCDAGEFPPTSLYHSANVSCYSAPLSTPRKLNLFVTDHQQQGRGGVMPSNQMAAAQFAPSNSDPAKSYDLLRGQFGFPEAGKLSRVSSSQSLKAADGSQMGVPDDGKRVPVTDPESLEMELRSKFGGRASGASTPDEMGLGNGQDASSALDTKINARKRKSKGKEASFSSSIMNHPMSTEEDNSDAKRCRPAETNGAGKDAAAKPKTEQNGDAGHEQGKENNAKLAEPPKDYIHVRARRGQATDSHSLAERVRREKISERMKLLQDLVPGCNKITGKALKLDQIIGYVQSLQRQVEFLSTKLATLNPQLDFLPKDQIYPLDMTSTAFSYAQQPLQSVATINPTSSSLHRPPLDGFTDATSQLGNLWEDDLQNAVRMGYAQSQGTAAFSQSSLAE; encoded by the exons ATGGAAAAGGAGCGATTTTTCGGGGTGAACTGGCAGTCGCCTGACGCGACGACGCCGCCTGAGTTGAACTCCGGCGGCGCCGCCGACGACCGATTGCCGCCGACCTTCCTCAACCTCGGCTGGGCGCAGCTGATGCACCACAACGTCCAGTCCGGCTCGTCCCTGGGTTCTCTCGTCTCATCGCTGTCCTCCAATCCGCCGACCGTTAACGACAGCGTCGTCATCCACGAGCTCTTCGGCCAGCTCGGAAGCGTCTGCGACGCCGGGGAGTTCCCCCCGACCTCGCTGTACCACAGTGCTAACGTGTCCTGTTACAGCGCGCCGCTGAGCACCCCCCGAAAGCTCAACCTTTTCGTGACGGATCACCAGCAGCAGGGCAGGGGAGGAGTGATGCCAAGCAATCAAATGGCGGCAGCGCAATTCGCGCCATCCAACTCGGATCCGGCGAAGAGTTACGACTTGCTCAGGGGCCAATTTGGGTTCCCAGAGGCAGGGAAGCTGTCGAGGGTCTCGAGCAGCCAGTCTCTGAAGGCAGCCGATGGGTCGCAGATGGGAGTTCCGGACGACGGGAAGCGTGTCCCGGTAACGGACCCAGAGAGTTTGGAGATGGAGCTGAGGTCCAAGTTCGGTGGTAGGGCATCGGGAGCTTCGACGCCGGACGAAATGGGGCTCGGTAATGGCCAGGATGCATCGTCGGCACTAGATACAAAGATCAACGCGAGGAAGCGGAAATCCAAAGGAAAGGAGGCATCTTTTTCATCCTCCATTATGAATCATCCCATG TCCACCGAGGAGGACAATTCGGATGCAAAGAGATGCAGACCAGCTGAAACCAATGGAGCTGGCAAGGATGCGGCAGCGAAGCCGAAGACCGAGCAGAACGGTGATGCCGGTCATGAACAAGGAAAAGAGAACAATGCCAAGCTAGCAGAGCCTCCCAAGGACTACATCCATGTCAGGGCAAGAAGAGGGCAAGCCACCGACAGCCACAGCCTCGCCGAGAGG GTCAGAAGAGAGAAGATTAGCGAGAGGATGAAGCTCCTGCAAGATCTCGTGCCGGGTTGCAATAAG ATCACTGGCAAAGCTCTTAAGCTGGATCAGATCATCGGCTACGTGCAGTCGTTGCAGCGCCAAGTCGAG TTCTTGTCGACGAAGCTGGCCACCTTGAATCCTCAGCTGGACTTCCTCCCAAAAGAT CAAATCTATCCATTAGACATGACGAGCACTGCATTCTCATACGCTCAGCAACCTCTGCAGAGCGTCGCAACCATAAACCCAACGAGTTCCTCCCTGCACCGACCGCCGCTTGATGGATTCACAGATGCAACCTCTCAG CTCGGGAATTTGTGGGAGGATGATCTCCAGAATGCTGTTCGGATGGGGTATGCGCAGAGCCAGGGGACCGCCGCCTTCTCCCAAAGCTCGCTGGCAGAGTGA
- the LOC103973224 gene encoding transcription factor bHLH62 isoform X1: protein MEKERFFGVNWQSPDATTPPELNSGGAADDRLPPTFLNLGWAQLMHHNVQSGSSLGSLVSSLSSNPPTVNDSVVIHELFGQLGSVCDAGEFPPTSLYHSANVSCYSAPLSTPRKLNLFVTDHQQQGRGGVMPSNQMAAAQFAPSNSDPAKSYDLLRGQFGFPEAGKLSRVSSSQSLKAADGSQMGVPDDGKRVPVTDPESLEMELRSKFGGRASGASTPDEMGLGNGQDASSALDTKINARKRKSKGKEASFSSSIMNHPMSTEEDNSDAKRCRPAETNGAGKDAAAKPKTEQNGDAGHEQGKENNAKLAEPPKDYIHVRARRGQATDSHSLAERVRREKISERMKLLQDLVPGCNKITGKALKLDQIIGYVQSLQRQVEFLSTKLATLNPQLDFLPKDVRQSNSLRSVISSLSNLHQAYPIPLPQQIYPLDMTSTAFSYAQQPLQSVATINPTSSSLHRPPLDGFTDATSQLGNLWEDDLQNAVRMGYAQSQGTAAFSQSSLAE, encoded by the exons ATGGAAAAGGAGCGATTTTTCGGGGTGAACTGGCAGTCGCCTGACGCGACGACGCCGCCTGAGTTGAACTCCGGCGGCGCCGCCGACGACCGATTGCCGCCGACCTTCCTCAACCTCGGCTGGGCGCAGCTGATGCACCACAACGTCCAGTCCGGCTCGTCCCTGGGTTCTCTCGTCTCATCGCTGTCCTCCAATCCGCCGACCGTTAACGACAGCGTCGTCATCCACGAGCTCTTCGGCCAGCTCGGAAGCGTCTGCGACGCCGGGGAGTTCCCCCCGACCTCGCTGTACCACAGTGCTAACGTGTCCTGTTACAGCGCGCCGCTGAGCACCCCCCGAAAGCTCAACCTTTTCGTGACGGATCACCAGCAGCAGGGCAGGGGAGGAGTGATGCCAAGCAATCAAATGGCGGCAGCGCAATTCGCGCCATCCAACTCGGATCCGGCGAAGAGTTACGACTTGCTCAGGGGCCAATTTGGGTTCCCAGAGGCAGGGAAGCTGTCGAGGGTCTCGAGCAGCCAGTCTCTGAAGGCAGCCGATGGGTCGCAGATGGGAGTTCCGGACGACGGGAAGCGTGTCCCGGTAACGGACCCAGAGAGTTTGGAGATGGAGCTGAGGTCCAAGTTCGGTGGTAGGGCATCGGGAGCTTCGACGCCGGACGAAATGGGGCTCGGTAATGGCCAGGATGCATCGTCGGCACTAGATACAAAGATCAACGCGAGGAAGCGGAAATCCAAAGGAAAGGAGGCATCTTTTTCATCCTCCATTATGAATCATCCCATG TCCACCGAGGAGGACAATTCGGATGCAAAGAGATGCAGACCAGCTGAAACCAATGGAGCTGGCAAGGATGCGGCAGCGAAGCCGAAGACCGAGCAGAACGGTGATGCCGGTCATGAACAAGGAAAAGAGAACAATGCCAAGCTAGCAGAGCCTCCCAAGGACTACATCCATGTCAGGGCAAGAAGAGGGCAAGCCACCGACAGCCACAGCCTCGCCGAGAGG GTCAGAAGAGAGAAGATTAGCGAGAGGATGAAGCTCCTGCAAGATCTCGTGCCGGGTTGCAATAAG ATCACTGGCAAAGCTCTTAAGCTGGATCAGATCATCGGCTACGTGCAGTCGTTGCAGCGCCAAGTCGAG TTCTTGTCGACGAAGCTGGCCACCTTGAATCCTCAGCTGGACTTCCTCCCAAAAGATGTAAGGCAATCGAATTCTCTCCGATCCGTCATCTCTTCTCTGTCCAATTTGCATCAGGCTTACCCTATTCCATTGCCACAGCAAATCTATCCATTAGACATGACGAGCACTGCATTCTCATACGCTCAGCAACCTCTGCAGAGCGTCGCAACCATAAACCCAACGAGTTCCTCCCTGCACCGACCGCCGCTTGATGGATTCACAGATGCAACCTCTCAG CTCGGGAATTTGTGGGAGGATGATCTCCAGAATGCTGTTCGGATGGGGTATGCGCAGAGCCAGGGGACCGCCGCCTTCTCCCAAAGCTCGCTGGCAGAGTGA
- the LOC103973233 gene encoding quinone-oxidoreductase QR1, chloroplastic isoform X2, which translates to MNPADWKVQKGAFRPFLPSKFPFVPVSDVAGEVVEVGPGVDGFKPGDKVVTWLGFKAGGLAEYAVAPVNLTVHIPPEVSAADAAGLPIAGFTALQALRYATTKFDGTGDPANVLITAASGGVGTFAVQLAKLGNLHVTATCGARNMELVRSLGADEVLDYKTPEGKSLKSPSGRKYDVVVNCTTSVGWSSLESNLAAHGKVVDLNPSPGAFLRSALKQLTCSNKKLVVLFATATKEDLQFLVELVKGGKLRTVIDSRYALGKAEEAWAKSMEGHATGKIIVECDQVMDI; encoded by the exons ATGAACCCAGCTGACTGGAAAGTCCAGAAGGGAGCGTTCCGGCCTTTTCTGCCATCCAAGTTTCCATTTGTTCCAG TATCGGATGTTGCAGGAGAAGTTGTTGAGGTTGGACCTGGCGTCGATGGCTTCAAGCCAGGAGACAAGGTGGTCACATGGCTTGGATTT AAAGCAGGTGGACTCGCGGAGTACGCTGTTGCACCAGTAAACCTTACGGTCCACATTCCACCTGAAGTATCAGCCGCAGACGCTGCGGGTCTGCCTATAGCGGGCTTTACTGCTCTACAGGCGCTGAGGTACGCCACAACCAAGTTCGACGGCACCGGCGATCCAGCAAACGTCCTCATCACTGCCGCCTCTGGCGGTGTCGGGACGTTCGCCGTCCAGCTCGCCAAGCTCGGAAACCTCCATGTCACCGCCACCTGCGGCGCCCGGAACATGGAGCTGGTGAGGAGCCTGGGCGCAGATGAGGTGCTTGACTACAAGACCCCAGAAGGCAAGAGCTTGAAGAGCCCTTCGGGCAGGAAGTACGACGTCGTCGTGAACTGCACCACCAGCGTTGGCTGGTCCAGCTTGGAGTCCAACCTCGCAGCTCACGGGAAGGTCGTCGATCTCAATCCTTCGCCGGGGGCTTTCCTTCGTTCTGCTCTGAAGCAATTGACCTGCTCGAATAAGAAGCTGGTGGTGCTGTTCGCGACGGCGACGAAGGAGGACTTGCAGTTCCTGGTTGAGCTGGTGAAGGGAGGGAAGCTTAGGACGGTGATCGACTCGAGATACGCACTGGGCAAGGCAGAGGAGGCCTGGGCAAAGAGCATGGAGGGTCATGCCACTGGTAAGATCATCGTCGAGTGTGACCAAGTCATGGACATATAA
- the LOC103973233 gene encoding quinone-oxidoreductase QR1, chloroplastic isoform X1, whose translation MAARTMRAVQYGGYGGGAAALQHVEIQVPSPKKDEVLLRVEAASMNPADWKVQKGAFRPFLPSKFPFVPVSDVAGEVVEVGPGVDGFKPGDKVVTWLGFKAGGLAEYAVAPVNLTVHIPPEVSAADAAGLPIAGFTALQALRYATTKFDGTGDPANVLITAASGGVGTFAVQLAKLGNLHVTATCGARNMELVRSLGADEVLDYKTPEGKSLKSPSGRKYDVVVNCTTSVGWSSLESNLAAHGKVVDLNPSPGAFLRSALKQLTCSNKKLVVLFATATKEDLQFLVELVKGGKLRTVIDSRYALGKAEEAWAKSMEGHATGKIIVECDQVMDI comes from the exons CAATACGGCGGCTACGGCGGTGGCGCCGCCGCTCTCCAG CATGTTGAGATCCAGGTTCCTTCACCCAAGAAGGATGAGGTGCTCCTGAGAGTGGAAGCAGCAAGCATGAACCCAGCTGACTGGAAAGTCCAGAAGGGAGCGTTCCGGCCTTTTCTGCCATCCAAGTTTCCATTTGTTCCAG TATCGGATGTTGCAGGAGAAGTTGTTGAGGTTGGACCTGGCGTCGATGGCTTCAAGCCAGGAGACAAGGTGGTCACATGGCTTGGATTT AAAGCAGGTGGACTCGCGGAGTACGCTGTTGCACCAGTAAACCTTACGGTCCACATTCCACCTGAAGTATCAGCCGCAGACGCTGCGGGTCTGCCTATAGCGGGCTTTACTGCTCTACAGGCGCTGAGGTACGCCACAACCAAGTTCGACGGCACCGGCGATCCAGCAAACGTCCTCATCACTGCCGCCTCTGGCGGTGTCGGGACGTTCGCCGTCCAGCTCGCCAAGCTCGGAAACCTCCATGTCACCGCCACCTGCGGCGCCCGGAACATGGAGCTGGTGAGGAGCCTGGGCGCAGATGAGGTGCTTGACTACAAGACCCCAGAAGGCAAGAGCTTGAAGAGCCCTTCGGGCAGGAAGTACGACGTCGTCGTGAACTGCACCACCAGCGTTGGCTGGTCCAGCTTGGAGTCCAACCTCGCAGCTCACGGGAAGGTCGTCGATCTCAATCCTTCGCCGGGGGCTTTCCTTCGTTCTGCTCTGAAGCAATTGACCTGCTCGAATAAGAAGCTGGTGGTGCTGTTCGCGACGGCGACGAAGGAGGACTTGCAGTTCCTGGTTGAGCTGGTGAAGGGAGGGAAGCTTAGGACGGTGATCGACTCGAGATACGCACTGGGCAAGGCAGAGGAGGCCTGGGCAAAGAGCATGGAGGGTCATGCCACTGGTAAGATCATCGTCGAGTGTGACCAAGTCATGGACATATAA